One region of uncultured Desulfovibrio sp. genomic DNA includes:
- a CDS encoding FtsX-like permease family protein encodes MVSIARSSLLYEWRRYLAAVLAVTFAGLLTVVQLALLLGLFNTVSVPLDQSTAELWIGFRNTASVDLGRAVSQSADIRAWMHPGVAYVERFVSAYGDLRRADGVPVSVIINGIDTSGEASAFSRLLTPKQRALLREPDAVFIDVADANKLGADGSTLVEINGKRVRIAGTIKGLRAIGGVNMLASLATARRLAPETANQTTYYMVRLKPGFAAEEVQKEIADSGLVSRYSVWQAEDFSVQSQVYWLFESGSGVGTGFASLLALLVGVVITSQTLSAAITASIKEFAALRALGVSRRSLRCVVIEQAAWIGFIGLLLTAALTVAIALLGESANIAMAFPVWLLAGNALIMMAIAAGSGLLALKPLLNTEPVTLLR; translated from the coding sequence ATGGTTTCCATCGCGCGTTCGAGCCTTTTATACGAGTGGCGGCGCTATCTGGCCGCAGTGCTGGCAGTTACCTTTGCCGGGCTTTTGACTGTGGTACAGCTGGCCCTATTGCTCGGTTTGTTCAATACGGTGTCTGTTCCGCTGGATCAGTCAACGGCAGAACTGTGGATTGGTTTTCGCAACACGGCAAGTGTGGATCTTGGCCGGGCTGTGAGCCAGAGCGCCGACATCAGAGCCTGGATGCATCCGGGCGTTGCCTATGTTGAAAGGTTTGTCAGCGCTTACGGCGATCTGCGAAGGGCAGATGGCGTGCCCGTCTCTGTGATTATCAACGGCATTGATACCAGCGGGGAGGCCTCGGCCTTTTCGCGGCTGCTCACGCCAAAACAGCGTGCCTTGCTGCGCGAACCAGATGCCGTGTTCATTGACGTAGCAGATGCAAACAAACTTGGCGCAGACGGCAGCACCCTGGTGGAAATCAACGGCAAAAGGGTGCGTATCGCCGGCACAATCAAGGGGCTGCGTGCCATTGGCGGTGTGAACATGCTGGCCTCGCTTGCTACGGCACGGCGGCTTGCTCCAGAAACTGCCAACCAGACAACGTATTACATGGTGCGTCTCAAGCCTGGCTTTGCCGCAGAAGAGGTGCAGAAGGAAATTGCTGATTCTGGTCTTGTTTCGCGCTACAGCGTGTGGCAGGCTGAGGATTTTTCTGTTCAGTCTCAGGTTTACTGGCTTTTTGAATCAGGCAGCGGTGTGGGGACCGGCTTTGCTTCCTTGCTGGCCCTGCTTGTGGGCGTGGTAATCACCAGTCAGACCCTTTCAGCGGCCATCACCGCATCCATCAAGGAATTTGCGGCCTTGCGGGCTTTGGGAGTGTCCAGGCGCAGCCTGCGTTGCGTGGTCATCGAGCAGGCTGCCTGGATTGGCTTTATTGGACTGCTGCTCACGGCTGCGCTCACCGTTGCCATTGCCCTCCTGGGCGAGAGCGCCAATATCGCCATGGCTTTTCCTGTGTGGCTGCTGGCAGGAAATGCTCTGATCATGATGGCCATTGCAGCAGGTTCCGGTCTGCTTGCGCTTAAACCTTTGCTCAACACCGAACCGGTCACGCTTTTGCGCTAG
- a CDS encoding TetR/AcrR family transcriptional regulator has protein sequence MARPKNEKLEIQRREEILQAAARVFRAKGFHLARTEDICTEAKTSAGTLFRYFKSKKEIIEAIIEAEMKANDEDLLALAQRQSVEGLATLTAEELHEMLRPSGYGLATESWLELSRSPEGRKELAASSAKLEAALAALLAQGQAEGWVRCDLNPKGAANLLLILYTGVQFDADLGMDIDYEASAQAISDLIKSFILAA, from the coding sequence ATGGCCCGACCAAAAAATGAAAAGCTTGAAATCCAGCGGCGCGAGGAAATTTTGCAGGCTGCGGCCCGCGTGTTCCGGGCCAAGGGCTTTCATCTTGCCAGAACGGAAGACATCTGCACCGAGGCCAAAACAAGCGCGGGAACACTGTTTCGTTATTTCAAATCGAAAAAAGAAATCATCGAGGCTATTATTGAGGCAGAAATGAAGGCCAACGATGAGGATTTGCTGGCTCTGGCCCAGCGACAGTCCGTAGAGGGATTGGCCACGCTGACGGCAGAAGAATTGCACGAAATGCTCCGCCCCAGTGGGTACGGGCTGGCAACAGAGAGCTGGCTTGAACTCTCTCGCAGTCCGGAAGGCAGAAAGGAGCTTGCCGCTTCATCTGCCAAGCTGGAAGCGGCCCTTGCTGCCCTGCTGGCGCAAGGGCAGGCCGAAGGCTGGGTGCGCTGTGATCTCAACCCTAAAGGCGCTGCCAACTTGTTGCTTATTTTGTATACCGGGGTGCAATTTGATGCAGACCTCGGCATGGATATCGATTATGAAGCCTCGGCTCAGGCCATTTCAGACCTTATCAAAAGCTTTATTCTGGCAGCCTAG
- a CDS encoding helix-turn-helix transcriptional regulator — protein MKTLHHPAVEDVTVEGLLHALSDPVRVQILKEIIRSSSPKTCSDFLNMPDRAIPKSTLSQHFRILREAGLIRSERSGVALKNTPRCQELQPRFGRMIAEILAAYAEEYGKKNADE, from the coding sequence ATGAAAACCCTGCACCATCCGGCTGTTGAAGACGTAACGGTCGAAGGTCTCCTGCACGCCCTTTCTGACCCTGTGCGCGTACAGATTCTCAAGGAAATCATACGCTCAAGTTCACCCAAAACGTGCTCTGACTTCCTGAACATGCCGGACAGGGCCATACCCAAGTCGACCCTTTCGCAGCATTTCAGGATATTGCGTGAGGCCGGTCTGATCCGCAGCGAGAGAAGCGGTGTTGCGCTCAAAAATACTCCGCGTTGCCAGGAATTGCAGCCCAGATTTGGCCGGATGATCGCTGAGATTCTGGCGGCGTATGCCGAGGAGTACGGCAAGAAAAATGCGGATGAATAG
- a CDS encoding MBL fold metallo-hydrolase produces MNRRQFLQQAAVASLVLPGAALLPQPSLAATPPPAPLYRQAGYYWLQLGDVHVAAISDGTLNSNARLISPKQDQVEDALKKAYVPSPRPTSVNAFLILAQNRRILVDTGSGKLLGPTVNKLAASLEGAGFKPGDITDVLLTHIHGDHSGGLTVDGKRVFPTATVHVNRVEAEFWLSSAQMEKSPEYFRPMFVKGQESLAPYLSAGKVARFEAGQMLLPGIYAVAAPGHTPGHTCYLLESNGEKLLFWGDTVHVAEAQFPLPDTAIEYDLDPEGAVRQRQRLFAEAAEKGHLVAGAHISFPGIGHVGKAGQGYQWFPIPYVNDAVQRPAK; encoded by the coding sequence ATGAACAGACGCCAGTTTCTTCAACAGGCAGCGGTCGCTTCACTTGTTTTGCCCGGCGCGGCACTGTTGCCGCAGCCTTCGCTTGCAGCTACGCCGCCCCCCGCGCCGCTTTACAGACAGGCGGGCTACTATTGGTTGCAGCTGGGGGATGTGCATGTGGCGGCAATTTCTGATGGCACATTGAACAGCAACGCAAGGCTGATCAGCCCTAAACAGGATCAGGTAGAAGACGCCCTTAAAAAAGCGTATGTGCCCTCGCCCAGACCTACCTCAGTCAACGCCTTTCTTATCCTCGCCCAAAACCGGCGCATACTCGTGGACACTGGCTCCGGCAAGCTGCTCGGCCCGACCGTAAACAAACTTGCAGCCAGCCTTGAGGGGGCCGGATTCAAGCCCGGCGATATCACGGACGTACTGCTCACGCACATCCACGGCGACCACTCTGGCGGACTCACGGTGGACGGCAAAAGGGTTTTTCCCACCGCCACCGTGCATGTGAACCGCGTTGAGGCCGAATTCTGGCTCAGTTCGGCCCAGATGGAAAAATCGCCGGAGTATTTCAGGCCCATGTTTGTGAAGGGGCAGGAATCTCTGGCCCCCTACCTCAGCGCAGGCAAGGTGGCACGTTTTGAAGCGGGCCAAATGCTGCTGCCCGGGATATACGCCGTGGCCGCACCGGGGCACACTCCTGGTCACACCTGTTACCTGCTTGAAAGCAACGGTGAAAAATTGCTGTTCTGGGGAGATACGGTTCATGTTGCTGAGGCGCAGTTTCCCTTGCCGGATACGGCCATTGAGTACGACCTTGACCCCGAGGGAGCCGTCAGACAAAGGCAGCGTCTTTTTGCAGAAGCCGCAGAAAAGGGGCACCTTGTGGCTGGAGCGCACATTTCCTTTCCCGGCATTGGGCACGTGGGCAAGGCGGGGCAGGGGTATCAGTGGTTCCCCATCCCCTATGTCAACGATGCCGTTCAACGCCCTGCAAAATAA
- a CDS encoding adenylyl-sulfate kinase yields the protein MTPTIWLLGLSGSGKTTLGSLLRLYLDGQGFDVEFIDADTFCRSNGLSAATPEDRVRNTDILRDYALSMQAQGKVCVVAAATPYENMRQSNRAMLPMYREVWVRCSLQALVQRDAKGLYAKAERGDLSTLDSVFDAFDEPRSPHCIIDTDRYSLVECYEQLRDLTLDTLAQDREWADTGRRMLPQASGPFMNAAIAL from the coding sequence ATGACGCCGACAATCTGGTTGCTGGGACTTTCCGGCAGTGGAAAAACCACCCTTGGTTCACTGCTGCGCCTGTATCTTGACGGGCAGGGATTTGACGTTGAATTCATCGACGCCGACACCTTCTGCCGCAGCAACGGACTGTCCGCCGCTACCCCTGAGGATCGCGTGCGCAATACCGATATCCTGCGCGATTACGCGCTGAGCATGCAGGCGCAGGGCAAAGTATGCGTGGTCGCAGCTGCCACCCCATATGAGAACATGCGCCAGAGCAACCGGGCCATGCTGCCCATGTACCGCGAGGTATGGGTGCGCTGCTCGCTGCAAGCTTTGGTGCAGCGCGATGCCAAGGGCTTGTATGCCAAGGCTGAACGCGGCGACCTTTCGACCCTGGATTCAGTTTTTGACGCTTTTGACGAACCCCGCAGCCCCCACTGCATCATTGATACCGACAGGTATTCGCTGGTGGAATGCTATGAGCAGCTGCGCGACCTCACGCTTGACACCCTTGCCCAAGACCGCGAATGGGCAGACACCGGGCGCCGCATGTTGCCGCAGGCTTCGGGACCGTTTATGAATGCCGCCATAGCCCTTTAA
- a CDS encoding deoxyguanosinetriphosphate triphosphohydrolase encodes MSTFKEQWAQLLAPNRKTGAGMKLDTLDAVRNPFLVDYDRIIFSSSFRRLARKTQVHPLVRNDHIHNRLTHSLEVSCVGRSLGLGVGDALRQRGDLPEGCTPDHLGQIIQAACLAHDIGNPPFGHAGEEAIRDWFKDSVNKEQYFKNLLPAEWADFTAFDGNAQGFRVINALENNKDRGGFRLTFPVIAALVKYPRSAYEAQGVGKSKFNFYTAERDLFAEIFGAMGLAEGAGWRRHPLSYLLEAADDICYRIIDMEDARELRIITYADFKAAMTPLLDVNCLDDPRLDSMDSDRRRTSMLRTTAMGRMIPSITQTFMDNYEAIMEGRLDGCLLNHAREDVAGFMREAGRVFNSKIMNNPQKTALEIGTYTLYRRLLDVFIPACFNFTKGNAMSYQETRALTLMGANAPSREDSLYMAYLRVLDFVSGMTDDYAAFISQQFSGTAGR; translated from the coding sequence ATGAGCACATTCAAAGAGCAGTGGGCGCAACTGCTGGCCCCCAACCGCAAAACCGGCGCGGGCATGAAGCTCGACACGCTGGACGCGGTGCGTAATCCCTTTCTGGTGGATTATGACCGGATCATCTTTTCCAGCTCCTTCCGCAGGCTGGCAAGAAAAACCCAGGTGCACCCGCTGGTGCGCAACGATCATATTCACAACCGCCTTACCCATTCGCTTGAGGTGAGTTGCGTGGGGCGATCCCTTGGCCTTGGCGTGGGCGATGCCTTGCGGCAGCGCGGCGACCTGCCCGAGGGCTGCACACCTGACCACTTGGGCCAGATCATTCAGGCCGCCTGCCTGGCGCACGACATAGGCAACCCGCCCTTTGGGCATGCGGGCGAGGAGGCCATCCGCGACTGGTTCAAGGATTCCGTCAACAAAGAGCAGTATTTCAAAAATCTGCTGCCCGCAGAGTGGGCCGATTTTACGGCTTTTGACGGCAACGCCCAGGGCTTCCGCGTTATCAACGCGCTTGAAAACAACAAGGACAGGGGCGGCTTTCGCCTGACATTCCCTGTCATTGCGGCTCTGGTGAAGTACCCGCGCTCGGCCTATGAAGCGCAGGGCGTGGGCAAGAGCAAGTTCAATTTCTATACGGCGGAACGGGATCTTTTCGCCGAAATCTTCGGCGCGATGGGGCTGGCGGAAGGCGCTGGCTGGCGCAGACATCCGCTTTCGTATCTTTTGGAAGCGGCGGATGACATTTGCTACCGCATTATCGACATGGAAGACGCGCGCGAGCTGCGCATCATCACCTATGCCGATTTTAAGGCCGCCATGACGCCTCTGCTGGATGTGAACTGTCTGGACGATCCGCGCCTTGATTCCATGGATTCCGACCGCAGACGCACCAGCATGCTGCGCACCACGGCTATGGGCCGCATGATTCCGTCCATCACGCAGACGTTCATGGACAATTACGAAGCCATCATGGAAGGGCGGCTTGATGGCTGCCTGCTGAACCACGCCCGCGAGGATGTGGCCGGGTTCATGCGTGAGGCGGGGCGGGTTTTTAACAGCAAGATAATGAACAACCCGCAGAAGACGGCGTTGGAAATAGGCACCTACACGCTCTACCGGCGGTTGCTCGACGTGTTCATTCCTGCCTGCTTCAACTTCACCAAGGGCAATGCCATGAGCTATCAGGAAACACGTGCCCTCACGCTCATGGGGGCCAATGCCCCGAGCAGGGAAGACAGCCTGTATATGGCCTATCTGCGGGTGCTGGATTTTGTGTCCGGCATGACGGACGACTACGCTGCGTTCATTTCGCAGCAGTTCTCCGGCACAGCGGGGCGGTGA
- the gmhA gene encoding D-sedoheptulose 7-phosphate isomerase, which produces MTNSLFDMSLSAHLELFGALQTMRPAVEAAAERLGAALGAGGKVLIAGNGGSAADAQHFAAELVGRFQCNRKALACIALTTDTSNLTAIGNDYGFNDVFSRQVEALARPGDVFVGISTSGNSANIIAAVNEARAQGIATIALLGRDGGKLESLADMAVIVPHDVTARIQEAHIFILHHWADVLERAVTQK; this is translated from the coding sequence ATGACGAATTCGCTTTTTGATATGTCCCTCTCCGCCCATTTGGAGCTTTTTGGCGCGCTACAGACCATGCGCCCCGCCGTGGAAGCGGCGGCAGAGAGGCTTGGCGCGGCCCTTGGGGCAGGCGGCAAAGTGCTTATTGCCGGCAATGGCGGCTCGGCGGCGGACGCCCAGCACTTTGCGGCAGAGCTTGTGGGGCGCTTTCAGTGCAACCGCAAGGCGCTGGCCTGCATCGCCCTGACCACGGACACGTCAAACCTCACGGCCATCGGCAACGACTACGGCTTCAACGATGTTTTTTCTCGCCAGGTAGAGGCCCTTGCCCGCCCAGGCGATGTTTTTGTGGGCATTTCCACCTCCGGCAATTCGGCCAACATCATCGCAGCCGTCAACGAGGCCCGCGCTCAGGGCATTGCCACTATCGCCCTGCTGGGGCGCGACGGCGGCAAGCTGGAATCCCTGGCCGACATGGCTGTTATTGTGCCCCACGATGTCACGGCCCGCATTCAGGAGGCCCATATCTTCATTCTGCACCACTGGGCCGACGTGCTTGAACGCGCCGTGACGCAAAAATAG
- a CDS encoding acetolactate synthase large subunit, whose product MDQQNVAQFLVSCLRAEGVKYVFGIPGEENIKFVRAVAASGDIRFILARHEQGASLMADIYGRLTGKAGVCAATLGPGAINLLLGAADAQTNSSPLVAISAQVGLKRIYKESHQIVDLVGMFKPVTKWADTVLTPQAVPEMVRNAFQVAQEERPGATYLAIPEDVEAAPMPEALPLKAAPCAKAIPSPAAVAEAAALLRCARKPVIMAGHGVARTGNAAVLAAFAERYKIPVATTFMGKGVISDRSPQSLGVIGFMRHDYENCAFDQADVILSIGYELQEFTPMRINPHSNKRIIHINTFMPDVDAHYIPEISIMADVGLALASLAKELGAEPLLSAGRGARIRELVEAELAKGRQSDAFPLKPQRIVSDIRAAMGDEDIVLADTGAIKMWMARLYPTYAPLTCIVSNGLSTMAFSLPGAIGAHLACPERKVLAVMGDGSFLMNSQEMETAVRENIPLKILIWVDDSYGLIKWKMDMESGSHDCVDFGNPDFVTYAESFGAKGYRIESAAELLPTLQKALDEPGVSLVACPVDYSENMALINSLGELTPALCALDEL is encoded by the coding sequence ATGGATCAGCAGAACGTAGCCCAGTTCCTTGTTTCATGCCTCAGGGCCGAGGGAGTTAAGTACGTCTTCGGCATCCCCGGTGAGGAAAACATCAAATTTGTGCGGGCTGTGGCCGCCTCCGGCGACATCCGCTTTATTCTTGCCCGGCATGAGCAGGGCGCATCCCTGATGGCCGATATTTATGGCCGCCTGACAGGTAAGGCGGGCGTGTGCGCCGCCACTCTCGGACCGGGAGCCATCAACCTGTTGCTGGGCGCGGCTGACGCGCAGACCAATTCAAGCCCTCTGGTGGCCATTTCCGCCCAGGTGGGGCTGAAGCGCATCTACAAGGAATCGCACCAGATTGTTGACCTTGTAGGCATGTTCAAGCCCGTTACCAAGTGGGCGGATACGGTGCTGACGCCCCAGGCAGTGCCCGAAATGGTGCGCAATGCCTTTCAGGTAGCGCAGGAGGAGCGCCCCGGCGCGACCTACCTTGCCATTCCTGAAGATGTGGAAGCGGCCCCCATGCCCGAGGCCTTGCCCCTCAAGGCGGCACCCTGCGCCAAGGCCATACCATCGCCCGCTGCGGTGGCGGAAGCCGCAGCCTTGCTGCGCTGCGCGCGCAAGCCCGTTATCATGGCCGGGCACGGCGTGGCCCGCACAGGCAATGCCGCAGTGCTGGCCGCCTTTGCCGAGCGCTACAAAATCCCCGTGGCGACAACGTTCATGGGCAAGGGCGTTATCAGCGACCGCAGCCCGCAGTCGCTGGGCGTCATTGGCTTCATGCGGCACGACTACGAAAACTGCGCATTCGATCAAGCGGACGTGATTCTTTCCATTGGCTACGAATTGCAGGAATTCACGCCCATGCGCATCAATCCGCATTCAAACAAGCGCATCATCCACATCAACACATTCATGCCCGATGTGGACGCCCACTATATTCCCGAGATCAGCATCATGGCCGATGTGGGCCTTGCCCTGGCCTCTCTGGCCAAGGAGCTTGGGGCGGAACCTCTGCTTTCCGCCGGACGCGGGGCGAGAATCCGCGAACTGGTGGAGGCCGAACTTGCCAAGGGCCGCCAGAGCGATGCCTTCCCCCTCAAGCCGCAGCGCATCGTGAGCGACATTCGCGCTGCAATGGGCGATGAAGATATTGTGCTGGCCGACACCGGGGCCATAAAAATGTGGATGGCGCGCCTCTACCCCACCTATGCGCCCTTGACCTGCATTGTTTCCAACGGCCTTTCCACAATGGCCTTTTCCCTGCCGGGAGCCATCGGCGCGCATCTGGCCTGCCCCGAGCGCAAGGTGCTGGCCGTCATGGGCGACGGCAGCTTTTTGATGAATTCGCAGGAAATGGAAACCGCTGTCCGCGAGAATATTCCGCTCAAGATACTGATCTGGGTGGATGACAGCTACGGACTCATCAAGTGGAAGATGGACATGGAATCCGGCTCGCACGACTGCGTGGACTTTGGCAATCCCGACTTTGTGACCTATGCCGAAAGCTTTGGCGCCAAGGGCTACCGCATTGAAAGCGCCGCCGAGCTTTTGCCCACCTTGCAAAAGGCTCTGGACGAGCCCGGCGTGTCGCTGGTGGCCTGCCCTGTGGACTACAGCGAGAACATGGCGCTTATCAATAGTTTGGGTGAGTTGACGCCTGCGCTGTGTGCGCTGGATGAGTTGTAG
- the cysK gene encoding cysteine synthase A, with product MSRIYQNNPLSIGNTPLVRLNRVVGPKAIVLAKIEGRNPSYSVKCRIGAAMIADAESRGLLRPGVGIVEPTSGNTGIALAYVAAAKGYELTLTMPETMSLERRRVVAMLGAKLVLTPGAEGMPGAIRKAEELVAANPSAYFMPQQFKNPANPAIHEATTGPEIWNDTDGQVDAIVAGVGTGGTITGISRYLKHTRGKNIVSVAVEPEASPVISQHLAGKPLQPGPHKIQGIGAGFIPETLDVSLLDRVETVGNDEAIEFARRLAREEGILAGISSGAAAAAAARLADLPEFEGKTIVVILPDAGERYLSSALYEGIGE from the coding sequence ATGTCCAGAATTTATCAGAATAATCCCCTTTCCATCGGCAATACTCCTCTGGTGCGGCTTAACCGCGTGGTCGGCCCCAAGGCCATAGTGCTGGCCAAGATTGAGGGCCGCAATCCCTCCTATTCCGTCAAATGCCGCATTGGTGCGGCCATGATTGCCGATGCCGAGAGCCGTGGCCTGCTACGCCCCGGCGTGGGCATTGTGGAACCCACCAGCGGCAATACGGGCATTGCCCTGGCCTATGTGGCCGCCGCCAAGGGCTATGAGCTTACGCTCACCATGCCGGAAACCATGAGTCTTGAGCGCCGCCGCGTGGTGGCCATGCTTGGGGCCAAGCTGGTGCTCACGCCCGGTGCGGAGGGCATGCCCGGTGCTATCAGAAAGGCCGAAGAGCTGGTGGCTGCCAACCCCAGCGCGTATTTTATGCCCCAGCAGTTCAAGAATCCGGCTAATCCGGCCATACACGAAGCCACAACCGGCCCGGAAATCTGGAACGACACTGATGGGCAGGTGGACGCCATTGTGGCGGGGGTGGGCACAGGCGGCACCATTACGGGTATTTCGCGCTATCTCAAGCACACGCGGGGTAAGAACATTGTTTCCGTGGCTGTGGAGCCTGAGGCGAGCCCGGTCATCAGTCAGCATCTGGCTGGCAAGCCCCTGCAACCCGGCCCGCACAAGATTCAGGGCATTGGTGCTGGTTTTATTCCTGAAACGCTGGATGTCAGCCTGCTGGACCGGGTGGAGACTGTGGGCAACGATGAGGCCATTGAATTTGCCCGCAGGCTGGCGCGCGAAGAGGGTATTCTTGCCGGTATTTCTTCTGGCGCTGCGGCAGCGGCGGCCGCGCGGCTGGCGGACTTGCCTGAATTTGAAGGCAAGACCATTGTGGTCATTCTGCCTGATGCGGGCGAGCGGTATTTGTCGTCTGCCCTGTACGAGGGCATTGGCGAGTAG
- a CDS encoding Rrf2 family transcriptional regulator — protein sequence MSVSLKCQYGLRALFELARRTGSGPTRIQEIAEAQAIPPRFLENILNQLRRGGFVDSRRGKAGGFMLARSASQITTLEVIRFLDGPVHPFDCEGDSPVRKCSLGPDCVFMPLWQRARQALENVYGGTTLQDLVDAQASAIPDFSI from the coding sequence ATGAGCGTTTCACTCAAATGCCAATACGGCTTGCGTGCCCTGTTTGAGCTTGCCCGGCGCACGGGCAGCGGCCCCACGCGTATTCAGGAGATTGCAGAGGCACAAGCCATTCCCCCGCGTTTTCTTGAGAACATTCTCAACCAGCTCAGACGCGGCGGCTTTGTGGACAGCCGCCGCGGCAAGGCTGGCGGCTTTATGCTGGCCCGTTCTGCCAGCCAGATCACCACGCTCGAGGTTATCCGCTTTCTGGACGGCCCGGTGCATCCTTTTGACTGCGAGGGCGACAGCCCTGTGCGCAAGTGTTCCCTTGGGCCGGACTGCGTGTTCATGCCTTTGTGGCAGCGGGCGCGGCAGGCATTGGAAAACGTATACGGCGGCACCACGCTTCAGGATCTTGTGGACGCTCAGGCATCCGCTATCCCCGATTTCAGCATTTGA
- a CDS encoding metal-dependent hydrolase has protein sequence MSDITWFGHSAFKISAPDAQVIIDPFFAPSAGISSSAAGDVDIVLVTHDHGDHVGDAVSLCRRTGAQLGAIVGTAGKLAEAGVPQEQILNGIGFNMGGTLTHQGVSMTMTQAYHSSDSGAPAGYIVRMPDGLTVYHAGDTCIFSGMDLWGQLYSIDVALLPVGGVFTMDARQAALACKLLRCKAAIPMHWGTFPVLAQSAAGFRAELENLHLSCRCVEMAPGETVSFG, from the coding sequence ATGAGCGACATAACCTGGTTTGGACACTCGGCATTCAAAATCAGCGCGCCTGACGCGCAGGTGATCATTGATCCTTTTTTTGCTCCCTCTGCGGGGATATCGTCCAGCGCGGCAGGTGATGTGGATATTGTGCTGGTAACCCACGACCACGGCGACCATGTGGGTGATGCCGTTTCCCTGTGCCGCCGCACCGGCGCGCAGCTGGGGGCCATTGTGGGCACGGCGGGCAAGCTGGCCGAAGCAGGTGTGCCCCAAGAGCAGATTCTCAACGGCATTGGCTTTAACATGGGCGGCACCCTGACCCACCAGGGCGTGAGCATGACCATGACGCAGGCCTACCATTCCAGCGATTCGGGCGCTCCGGCGGGCTATATTGTGCGGATGCCCGATGGACTCACCGTATACCATGCGGGCGACACCTGTATTTTCAGCGGCATGGATCTGTGGGGTCAGCTCTACAGCATTGACGTGGCCCTGCTGCCCGTGGGCGGCGTGTTTACCATGGATGCGCGTCAGGCAGCTCTGGCCTGCAAGCTGCTGCGCTGCAAGGCTGCCATTCCCATGCATTGGGGAACGTTCCCTGTGCTGGCGCAGAGCGCAGCAGGGTTCAGGGCTGAGCTTGAAAACCTGCATCTGTCCTGCCGTTGTGTGGAAATGGCCCCCGGCGAGACCGTAAGCTTCGGCTGA
- a CDS encoding UbiX family flavin prenyltransferase → MRDILVGVSGASGMPLALCLMRLLAAMPEVRTHCVVSDGARAVLRAECGADAERLTALAHTVYAAEDLGAGPASGSWWRGGSEPAAMLLVPCSMGTVGAIASGATRNLVHRAADVALKERLPLVMVTRESPLSAIHLRNLLTLREAGAVIMPFSPCFYLRPAGVEELLEQFCGRIFDQVGLAHGLARWAGQA, encoded by the coding sequence ATGCGTGATATTCTTGTTGGGGTGAGCGGGGCCAGCGGCATGCCCTTGGCCCTGTGCCTCATGCGGCTGCTGGCGGCCATGCCCGAAGTGCGCACCCACTGCGTGGTTTCCGATGGTGCGCGGGCCGTGCTGCGGGCGGAATGCGGCGCGGACGCCGAGCGGCTCACGGCTCTGGCGCACACCGTATATGCTGCGGAAGACCTGGGCGCAGGCCCGGCCAGCGGCTCGTGGTGGCGGGGCGGCAGCGAACCAGCAGCCATGCTGCTTGTGCCGTGCTCCATGGGAACAGTCGGGGCCATTGCCAGCGGCGCCACGCGCAACCTTGTGCACCGGGCTGCGGATGTGGCGTTGAAGGAGCGCTTGCCTCTGGTGATGGTCACGCGCGAAAGCCCGCTTTCCGCCATCCATCTGCGCAACCTGCTTACCCTGCGCGAGGCTGGCGCGGTGATCATGCCGTTTTCTCCCTGTTTTTATCTGCGGCCTGCTGGCGTGGAGGAACTGCTGGAACAGTTCTGCGGCCGTATCTTTGATCAGGTGGGCCTTGCGCATGGTCTTGCCCGCTGGGCAGGTCAGGCCTAG